The following proteins are co-located in the Gloeocapsa sp. PCC 7428 genome:
- a CDS encoding 4Fe-4S binding protein encodes MPYAITKRCIQCDNCVPQCPTGAIKVMEGDYWIDPNLCNNCQGYVAPQCIVSCPVNSPVPWQAKKGRCKVEARIVPSPDLFPDGKSHPFASAIAIWELCNVLAQRQSLLWETDAAGELYYQRQINGGKGTIAFRVTDTINSESSVALKGEQALSVIETFDIRSACLHLLYVAYITNLDKPWEEEFIISDRQIEEYLGLDKRKDLGKLTKLSLIKELAQQPCKFIACLSLPRQGKIKQVSLEKSRVWHLLDIQHHFQEDELGCKHLVGLTFKIKAGQWAQYFLNRQGCKERTAFYQYGTLPKALLSNIMSIWQQHEGAARMMLWLLFKTKMGREQRVTVPTLMRIAYGDRKLNQVALQPERQRLLRVFESDLEILNYYGLKPVFDPVTYPAEIQPLWAKLSDIPEDAEAALEFWIDDGSNNNRLTDAAPRGKWNRLMNARILYFELPHAWESLAKSKKPRSTNRKTKLKSPATLSTEYILEARKKTWIKSKRLSTANR; translated from the coding sequence ATGCCCTACGCCATTACTAAGCGCTGTATTCAGTGTGACAACTGTGTTCCTCAGTGTCCAACAGGTGCGATCAAAGTTATGGAAGGTGACTACTGGATCGACCCGAATTTATGCAATAACTGTCAAGGTTACGTTGCACCACAGTGTATAGTGTCTTGTCCGGTTAATTCACCAGTACCTTGGCAAGCCAAAAAAGGTAGATGCAAGGTTGAGGCGAGAATTGTTCCTAGTCCGGATCTATTTCCAGATGGAAAAAGCCATCCGTTTGCTTCTGCGATCGCCATTTGGGAATTATGCAACGTTCTAGCACAGCGACAATCGCTGCTTTGGGAAACGGATGCGGCGGGAGAACTGTATTATCAACGCCAAATTAACGGTGGTAAAGGAACGATCGCTTTTCGCGTGACAGACACAATCAATTCAGAGTCATCAGTCGCCCTCAAAGGCGAACAGGCTTTATCAGTGATTGAAACGTTTGATATTAGATCTGCGTGTTTGCACTTGCTCTATGTCGCTTATATTACCAACCTAGACAAACCTTGGGAAGAAGAGTTTATCATTAGCGATCGCCAAATTGAGGAATACCTAGGGCTAGATAAGCGCAAAGATTTGGGCAAATTGACCAAGCTATCTTTGATAAAAGAACTTGCGCAACAACCGTGTAAGTTCATCGCGTGTCTGAGTTTGCCCCGACAAGGCAAAATTAAACAAGTTAGCCTTGAAAAAAGCCGCGTGTGGCATTTATTGGACATTCAGCACCACTTTCAAGAAGACGAACTAGGATGCAAACATCTTGTCGGGCTGACGTTCAAAATTAAAGCAGGTCAATGGGCGCAGTATTTTTTAAATCGGCAAGGTTGCAAAGAACGAACTGCATTTTATCAATATGGTACTTTACCCAAAGCTTTACTCAGCAACATCATGAGTATTTGGCAGCAACATGAGGGGGCGGCGCGGATGATGCTGTGGTTATTATTTAAAACCAAAATGGGCAGAGAACAGCGCGTGACAGTTCCTACACTCATGCGAATTGCCTACGGCGATCGCAAACTGAATCAAGTAGCTTTGCAACCGGAACGCCAACGTCTGCTGAGAGTATTTGAAAGCGATCTAGAGATCCTCAATTACTATGGACTCAAACCAGTCTTCGATCCAGTTACCTACCCAGCAGAAATTCAACCATTGTGGGCGAAACTGAGTGATATTCCCGAAGATGCAGAAGCCGCGTTAGAATTTTGGATCGATGATGGCAGTAACAACAACCGTTTAACCGATGCTGCACCGCGTGGTAAATGGAATCGATTGATGAATGCCCGTATCTTATATTTTGAACTACCACACGCCTGGGAATCCCTCGCCAAGTCGAAGAAGCCGCGCAGTACGAACCGCAAAACAAAGTTAAAATCGCCTGCAACGCTGTCTACAGAATATATTCTTGAGGCAAGAAAAAAAACTTGGATTAAGTCAAAGAGACTTAGCACAGCTAACAGGTAA
- a CDS encoding phosphoketolase, whose translation MVQAIASTLQAGPLSAEELRKMNAYWRAANYLSVGQIYLLDNPLLREPLKIEHVKPRLLGHWGTTPGLNFIYVHLNRVIKKYDLNTIYIAGPGHGGPGLVANTYLEGTYSEYYPNISQDAEGMQKLFKQFSFPGGIPSHVAPETPGSIHEGGELGYAVSHAYGAAFDNPDLLVACVVGDGEAETGPLAASWHSNKFLNPVYDGAVLPILHLNGYKIANPTVLARLSHEELQSLFIGYGYKPYFVEGSDPETMHQLMAATLDTAIAEIKEIQNEARSHGFTKRPQWPMIILRSPKGWTGPKEVDGKKTEDYWRSHQVPLANMATQPEHVKLLEDWMKSYKPEELFDENGKFIAELAELAPQGQRRMGDNPHANGGILLRDLKMPDFRDYAVEVEKPATVEAEATRVMGTFLRDVMKRNLESRNFRIVGPDETASNRLNNVFEATDRTWLAEILPEDDQLSPDGRVMEILSEHTCQGWLEGYLLTGRHGLFSCYEAFIHIIDSMFNQHAKWLKTTRHIPWRRPIASLNYLLTSHVWRQDHNGFSHQDPGFLDHVMNKKAEAIRVYLPPDANTLLSVTDHCLRSRHYVNVIVAGKQPALQYLDMNAAIAHCTKGIGIWEWASNDRGGEPDVVMACAGDVPTLETLAATDLLRHHFPELKVRVVNIVDLMTLQPETEHPHGLSDKDFDSIFTTDKPIIFAFHGYPWLIHRLTYRRTNHKNLHVRGYKEEGTTTTPFDMVVLNDLDRFHLAIDVIDRVSKLGYVAAYVKQMLYDKLIEHKHYINKYGEDLPEIRDWKWRYYGADGDQAPPQRSDSGTNPSQEGAEGTATRA comes from the coding sequence ATGGTTCAAGCGATCGCTTCTACACTTCAAGCAGGTCCTTTGTCTGCTGAGGAACTCCGCAAGATGAATGCCTACTGGCGTGCAGCAAATTATCTGTCGGTAGGACAAATCTATTTACTCGATAATCCCTTGCTGCGCGAACCGCTGAAGATTGAACACGTCAAGCCGAGACTGCTAGGACATTGGGGGACAACACCAGGATTAAATTTTATCTACGTTCATCTCAATCGCGTCATTAAAAAGTACGACCTCAACACCATCTACATTGCAGGTCCTGGTCATGGTGGTCCTGGATTAGTTGCGAATACTTATTTAGAAGGGACATACAGCGAATACTACCCAAATATCTCGCAAGACGCTGAAGGAATGCAGAAACTCTTCAAACAGTTTTCTTTTCCTGGTGGTATTCCTAGCCACGTTGCGCCAGAAACGCCAGGTTCGATTCATGAAGGTGGTGAGTTAGGCTATGCGGTTTCGCACGCTTACGGCGCAGCGTTTGATAACCCTGATTTGCTTGTGGCTTGCGTTGTGGGTGATGGCGAAGCTGAAACAGGACCTTTAGCCGCAAGTTGGCACAGTAATAAGTTTCTCAATCCCGTCTACGATGGTGCAGTGTTGCCGATTTTGCATCTCAATGGTTACAAAATTGCAAATCCGACAGTATTAGCGCGGCTTTCGCACGAAGAGTTACAAAGCTTATTTATCGGTTACGGCTACAAACCGTATTTTGTGGAAGGGTCAGACCCAGAAACGATGCATCAGTTAATGGCTGCAACTTTAGATACAGCGATCGCAGAGATTAAAGAAATCCAAAATGAGGCACGCAGTCATGGATTTACAAAACGTCCGCAGTGGCCCATGATTATTCTGCGATCCCCGAAGGGTTGGACAGGTCCTAAGGAAGTTGACGGCAAGAAAACCGAAGATTACTGGCGATCGCACCAAGTTCCCTTAGCAAACATGGCAACCCAGCCAGAACACGTCAAATTGCTGGAAGATTGGATGAAGAGTTACAAACCCGAAGAACTCTTCGACGAGAATGGTAAATTTATTGCTGAATTAGCAGAACTCGCGCCGCAGGGACAACGACGCATGGGCGATAACCCCCACGCCAATGGCGGAATTTTGCTACGCGATCTCAAAATGCCTGATTTTCGCGACTATGCGGTGGAAGTCGAAAAACCAGCAACAGTTGAAGCAGAAGCGACACGCGTTATGGGAACTTTCTTGCGTGACGTGATGAAACGCAACTTAGAAAGCCGCAACTTTCGGATTGTTGGTCCTGATGAAACCGCATCGAATCGACTCAATAATGTGTTTGAGGCGACAGATAGAACTTGGCTAGCTGAAATACTTCCAGAAGACGATCAACTGTCACCGGATGGTCGCGTCATGGAAATTTTAAGCGAACATACTTGCCAAGGTTGGTTAGAAGGCTATCTCCTTACAGGTCGTCACGGCTTATTCTCGTGTTATGAAGCGTTTATTCATATTATCGATTCGATGTTCAACCAACACGCTAAATGGTTGAAAACAACTCGTCATATTCCTTGGCGTAGACCAATCGCTTCACTTAACTATTTACTCACTTCGCACGTTTGGCGACAGGATCACAACGGCTTCTCGCACCAAGATCCTGGTTTTCTCGATCATGTAATGAATAAAAAAGCAGAAGCAATTCGCGTTTATTTGCCACCTGATGCCAATACCCTACTATCTGTCACCGATCACTGCTTAAGAAGTCGCCACTATGTCAACGTCATTGTTGCAGGGAAACAACCCGCGTTGCAGTACCTTGATATGAATGCGGCGATCGCACATTGTACAAAAGGTATCGGGATTTGGGAATGGGCGAGTAACGATCGCGGCGGCGAACCTGATGTCGTTATGGCGTGTGCTGGTGATGTTCCCACACTTGAAACTCTAGCGGCAACAGACCTTTTACGGCATCACTTTCCTGAACTCAAAGTGCGTGTTGTCAACATCGTTGATTTAATGACATTGCAACCAGAGACAGAACATCCTCACGGTTTAAGCGATAAAGATTTCGACAGTATCTTCACCACCGATAAACCGATCATCTTTGCGTTTCATGGCTATCCTTGGTTGATTCACCGCTTGACGTATCGCCGCACAAATCACAAAAACTTGCACGTGCGCGGTTACAAAGAAGAAGGAACCACAACCACACCGTTTGATATGGTTGTCCTCAACGATCTCGATCGCTTCCACCTAGCAATCGATGTCATTGATCGCGTCTCTAAACTTGGATATGTCGCAGCTTATGTCAAACAAATGCTCTACGACAAGTTAATTGAACACAAGCATTACATCAACAAGTACGGCGAAGATCTGCCAGAAATTCGCGATTGGAAATGGCGGTACTACGGTGCTGACGGCGATCAAGCACCTCCACAACGCAGTGATAGTGGTACTAATCCGTCACAAGAGGGCGCTGAAGGAACAGCGACGCGGGCTTAA
- a CDS encoding bifunctional acetate--CoA ligase family protein/GNAT family N-acetyltransferase yields the protein MTSTIAAGADLRQRHPLDAIFAPKTVAVIGATEKPDSVGRTVLWNLISNPFGGTVFPVNPKRSSVLGIKAYPHIAAVPEPVDLAVVVTPAATVPGVIRECAAARVKGAIIISAGFKETGAKGIELEQQILAAQASSGMRIIGSNCLGVMSPITGLNATFAPHTALPGSVGFISQSGALCTSILDWSRRENVGFSAFISIGSMLDVNWGDLIDYLGDDPHTKSIVIYMESIGDARSFLSAAREVALTKPIIVIKAGRTTAAAQAAASHTGALSSSDEVLDAAFRRCGVLRVNSIDDLFSMAEVLAKQPRPKGKRLTILTNAGGPGVIATDALIAQGGELAELAPDTIVELNQILPPQWSHRNPIDILGDADPDRYAKALEIAAQDPNSDGLLVILTPQAMTDPTQTAERLKSYIEKNQQAIASKIGMPILASWMGGADVATGERILNCAHVSTFAFPDTAARVFNYMWQYSYNLRGLYETPTLLTGDSGILHRAGAEEIIRKVRQENRTILTEWESKQLLAAYGIPTVETYIATNVEEAVSLAEAIAYPVVLKLFSETITHKTDVGGVQLNLQDADAVRSAYQAIASSVREKVGIEHFMGVTVQPMISLDGYELIIGSSIDPQFGPVLLFGTGGQLVEVFQDRALALPPLNSTLARRMMEQTQIYQALQGVRGRLSVDLASLEQLLVRFSQLAIEQRWIKEIDINPLLAKPGQDNGFIALDARVVLHEPTITEDELPKLAIRPYPTQYVSSWQMKDGTNVTIRPIRPEDEPLMIQFHHSLSEESVYLRYAHVTKLSYRTSHERLTRICFIDYDREIALVAEHEDPQTKVRQIIGVGRLSKLHQSKEAEFALVVSDRYQGQGLGKHLLQQLLQIGRDEKLSRMTADILPDNLAMQHLCKKFGLHVFRDSQAAMMKAEIELLG from the coding sequence ATGACATCCACGATCGCAGCAGGTGCGGATCTTAGGCAACGCCACCCTCTTGATGCCATCTTTGCACCAAAAACCGTTGCCGTCATCGGTGCGACAGAAAAACCGGATAGCGTTGGGCGAACAGTTTTATGGAACTTAATTAGCAATCCCTTCGGGGGAACAGTATTCCCAGTTAATCCCAAACGATCCAGCGTCCTTGGAATTAAAGCTTACCCTCATATCGCCGCTGTTCCTGAACCTGTCGATCTGGCTGTTGTTGTCACTCCTGCGGCGACTGTCCCTGGTGTCATTCGTGAATGTGCAGCGGCGCGAGTTAAAGGTGCAATTATTATCTCTGCTGGGTTCAAAGAAACAGGTGCAAAGGGAATCGAACTCGAACAACAAATTTTAGCAGCGCAAGCATCATCTGGTATGCGCATTATTGGTTCTAACTGCTTGGGTGTCATGAGTCCAATTACTGGATTAAATGCCACCTTTGCCCCACATACAGCGCTTCCTGGTAGTGTAGGATTCATTAGCCAGAGTGGTGCATTATGTACCTCAATTCTTGATTGGAGTCGCCGCGAAAATGTGGGGTTTAGCGCCTTCATTTCGATTGGTTCGATGCTGGATGTCAATTGGGGTGACTTAATCGATTACCTTGGTGACGATCCGCACACCAAAAGTATCGTGATTTACATGGAATCGATTGGCGATGCGCGTTCTTTCCTCTCCGCAGCAAGAGAAGTTGCACTGACTAAGCCTATTATTGTGATTAAAGCAGGTCGAACAACCGCAGCAGCCCAAGCAGCAGCCTCGCATACTGGCGCTTTAAGCAGTAGTGACGAAGTTCTTGATGCAGCTTTTCGTCGTTGTGGTGTATTGCGCGTTAATAGCATCGACGACTTATTCAGCATGGCAGAAGTCCTTGCCAAACAGCCACGTCCCAAAGGAAAAAGATTGACAATTCTCACAAATGCTGGCGGTCCTGGCGTGATTGCTACCGATGCTTTAATTGCCCAAGGTGGCGAACTTGCAGAATTAGCCCCAGACACAATTGTAGAACTTAATCAGATACTACCACCCCAATGGAGCCATCGTAACCCAATTGATATCTTAGGCGATGCCGATCCCGATCGCTATGCCAAAGCTTTAGAAATTGCAGCGCAAGACCCCAATAGTGACGGGTTATTGGTCATCTTAACACCCCAAGCAATGACCGATCCCACGCAAACTGCTGAGCGATTAAAGTCTTATATTGAAAAGAATCAGCAGGCGATCGCATCTAAAATTGGAATGCCGATTCTTGCTAGCTGGATGGGTGGTGCAGATGTAGCGACGGGAGAAAGAATTCTCAACTGCGCCCATGTTTCGACTTTTGCCTTTCCTGATACGGCTGCGCGTGTATTTAACTACATGTGGCAATACAGCTACAACTTGCGTGGATTATATGAAACACCGACTTTACTCACGGGTGATTCAGGAATTTTACACCGCGCTGGTGCTGAGGAAATTATTCGGAAAGTACGCCAGGAAAATCGGACAATCTTAACAGAATGGGAATCGAAACAACTGCTTGCTGCTTATGGTATCCCGACTGTAGAAACTTACATTGCAACCAACGTCGAAGAAGCTGTTAGCCTTGCCGAGGCGATCGCTTATCCTGTTGTTCTCAAGTTGTTTAGTGAAACGATTACGCACAAAACTGATGTCGGCGGCGTGCAGTTAAATTTACAAGATGCAGATGCGGTACGGAGTGCTTATCAAGCGATCGCGTCATCTGTGCGGGAAAAAGTCGGTATTGAGCATTTTATGGGCGTTACCGTTCAACCAATGATTTCCCTCGATGGTTACGAACTTATCATTGGTAGCAGCATCGATCCGCAATTTGGTCCAGTATTACTATTCGGTACAGGCGGACAACTTGTCGAAGTTTTTCAAGATCGGGCGCTCGCATTACCACCGCTTAATAGCACTCTAGCACGGCGGATGATGGAGCAAACGCAAATTTATCAAGCACTCCAAGGCGTACGCGGTCGTCTAAGTGTTGATTTAGCCAGCTTAGAGCAACTTTTAGTTCGATTTAGTCAACTTGCGATTGAGCAACGTTGGATTAAAGAAATAGATATTAATCCCTTATTAGCAAAGCCAGGACAAGATAATGGTTTCATTGCCCTCGATGCGCGGGTTGTCCTCCACGAACCAACAATCACAGAGGACGAACTACCAAAACTTGCAATTCGCCCTTATCCAACGCAATACGTTTCATCTTGGCAGATGAAAGATGGAACAAACGTCACGATTCGCCCGATTCGTCCAGAAGATGAACCGTTGATGATTCAGTTTCATCACTCTTTATCTGAAGAAAGCGTTTACTTACGCTATGCTCATGTGACAAAGTTGAGCTATCGCACTTCGCACGAACGATTAACGCGGATTTGCTTTATCGACTACGATCGCGAAATTGCATTGGTCGCTGAACATGAAGATCCGCAAACCAAAGTTCGGCAAATAATCGGAGTGGGACGACTTAGTAAATTACATCAATCGAAGGAAGCCGAGTTTGCTTTAGTCGTAAGCGATCGCTACCAAGGTCAAGGATTAGGCAAGCATTTACTGCAACAGTTGCTACAAATTGGTCGAGATGAAAAACTCAGCCGCATGACTGCTGATATTCTCCCCGATAATCTGGCAATGCAGCATTTGTGTAAAAAATTCGGTTTGCACGTCTTTCGCGACTCACAAGCAGCAATGATGAAAGCAGAAATTGAACTTCTTGGTTAG
- a CDS encoding ribbon-helix-helix protein, CopG family codes for MATLTIRLPDDKHERLKELAKRRNISVNKLIEELSTIALAEFDAETRFRAMVAKGSVSKVALLDRLDSQLTEQ; via the coding sequence ATGGCTACATTAACGATTCGCTTACCTGACGACAAACACGAGAGATTAAAAGAATTGGCAAAAAGAAGAAACATCAGCGTCAATAAGCTAATTGAAGAACTCTCGACAATCGCTTTAGCTGAATTTGATGCTGAAACTCGATTTCGAGCTATGGTAGCAAAAGGAAGTGTATCAAAAGTTGCACTACTCGACCGACTTGATTCTCAGTTAACCGAACAATGA
- a CDS encoding putative toxin-antitoxin system toxin component, PIN family, producing MVRRIVVDISVFVSALISGQGASRELLRQCLLLKYQPLMGNALFSEYEQVTNRDEILRLCPLSIEEIETLLASFMSVCEWMRIYYLWRPNLIDEADNHLIELAIAGNASIIVTHNTKDFKQAELSFPELSILKPEEMVNFN from the coding sequence ATGGTACGTAGAATTGTAGTTGATATAAGTGTGTTTGTTAGTGCGTTGATTAGCGGGCAAGGAGCAAGCAGAGAGCTTTTAAGGCAGTGCTTATTATTAAAGTATCAACCATTAATGGGTAACGCTTTATTTTCTGAGTACGAACAAGTTACGAATAGAGATGAGATTTTACGCTTGTGTCCGCTATCAATTGAGGAGATAGAAACGCTTTTGGCTTCATTTATGAGTGTTTGCGAGTGGATGCGTATTTACTACTTGTGGCGACCTAATTTAATAGACGAAGCAGATAATCACTTGATTGAGTTAGCGATCGCTGGCAATGCCAGTATCATTGTTACTCATAATACTAAGGACTTTAAACAAGCAGAACTTTCTTTTCCCGAATTGTCGATTCTCAAACCTGAAGAGATGGTTAATTTTAATTAG
- a CDS encoding PIN domain-containing protein, which translates to MRILIDTNIILDYLLQREPFCQKADLLFQAIASGQIVGYVTVTTLTDIFYIARRHTGSIEQARQAISETLTAMVICPVNRAVLESAFASDLTDFEDAIQLACAVTQELDALTTRDTGFSSRLISVLTVGEVLQQLEANE; encoded by the coding sequence GTGAGAATTCTAATTGATACCAACATCATTCTAGATTATCTATTGCAGCGCGAGCCGTTTTGCCAAAAAGCAGATTTACTATTTCAAGCAATCGCTTCTGGTCAAATTGTGGGATATGTTACAGTAACAACCCTCACAGATATTTTTTATATTGCTCGTCGGCATACTGGTAGTATTGAACAAGCGCGGCAAGCCATTTCAGAAACGCTCACTGCTATGGTGATTTGTCCTGTGAATCGAGCAGTTTTAGAATCAGCATTTGCATCTGATTTGACTGATTTTGAAGATGCTATTCAGTTAGCCTGTGCTGTTACTCAAGAATTGGATGCATTGACTACTCGTGATACTGGTTTTTCAAGTAGATTAATTTCTGTTTTAACTGTCGGGGAGGTTTTGCAACAATTAGAAGCTAATGAATAG
- the modB gene encoding molybdate ABC transporter permease subunit → MLVDLSPLWISLKTALFATLITFFLGIAAAYWMLGYRGRWKSLIEGIFVSPIILPPTVVGFLLLLLLGKNGVIGRLLEQLNISIVFTWYAAVITATVVSFPLMYKTALGAFEQIDPNLQRAARTLGASEFTVFWRITFPLANKGILAGTTLAFARALGEFGATLMLAGNIPGETQTLPMAIYFAVEAGAMNEAWLWSLVILAISLSAISAVNFRQEIEKKRGKQKSNSRFNHPLPINASCLNGGHLTVGLLNGGHLRTTLAPHYQLPVNNSGLITDIQKQLGNFQLNVSFSANNQQALGMLGASGAGKSMILQCIAGIETPTMGRIVLNGRVLYDSEHRINIPARDRRIAFLFQNYALFPHLTVGENIAFGLPKGIPKAQTKQQIAAHLAAVQLPGIENRYPHQLSGGQQQRVALARALASQPEALLLDEPFSALDTHLRTQLEKQLILTLSTYPGVTLFVTHNLEEAYRVCPNLLVLESGKAIASGSKQEIFERPHTFSIAQLTGCKNFSRAQMSTFGEVKALEWGVALQVIEPIPEKLNYIGIRAHQLIFTSDSTAENTFPCWLAQTGETPHRMTLYLKLCDRPLHPNDYHLQAEVFKEKWANLKDRPFPWYVRLDPLRLILMQDGG, encoded by the coding sequence ATGTTAGTTGATCTTTCACCCTTATGGATATCTTTAAAAACCGCCTTATTTGCTACATTAATTACCTTCTTTTTGGGAATTGCGGCTGCTTACTGGATGTTAGGATATCGGGGAAGATGGAAATCACTGATTGAGGGGATTTTTGTTTCACCAATAATTTTGCCGCCTACAGTTGTTGGTTTTTTATTGCTATTGTTATTGGGTAAAAATGGCGTTATAGGAAGACTATTAGAACAATTAAATATTAGTATTGTTTTTACTTGGTATGCTGCTGTTATTACAGCTACTGTTGTCTCTTTTCCCTTAATGTACAAAACAGCACTAGGAGCCTTTGAACAAATCGATCCCAATTTGCAAAGAGCAGCTAGAACTCTCGGTGCTTCTGAGTTTACCGTGTTTTGGCGAATTACTTTTCCTTTAGCTAACAAAGGAATCTTAGCAGGAACAACTCTGGCTTTTGCCCGTGCTTTGGGTGAATTTGGGGCAACTTTAATGTTAGCTGGCAACATTCCTGGAGAAACTCAAACGCTACCTATGGCAATTTATTTTGCGGTGGAAGCGGGTGCAATGAATGAAGCTTGGCTGTGGTCGTTGGTTATTTTAGCAATTTCACTTTCTGCAATTAGCGCAGTCAATTTTCGGCAAGAAATCGAGAAAAAGAGAGGAAAACAGAAAAGCAACAGTAGATTCAATCACCCATTACCAATTAACGCCAGTTGTCTCAACGGAGGACACCTTACGGTCGGTTTGCTCAACGGAGGACACCTCCGCACGACACTGGCTCCCCATTACCAATTACCTGTTAACAATTCTGGACTCATTACAGACATTCAAAAGCAACTAGGTAACTTTCAATTGAATGTATCTTTTAGTGCAAACAATCAGCAGGCGTTGGGAATGCTAGGGGCTTCTGGTGCTGGCAAAAGTATGATTTTGCAGTGCATTGCTGGTATAGAAACACCGACAATGGGACGTATTGTGTTAAATGGGAGGGTGCTATATGACTCAGAACACCGCATCAATATTCCCGCACGCGATCGCCGCATTGCTTTTCTTTTCCAAAATTACGCTTTGTTTCCGCATCTTACAGTCGGTGAAAATATTGCATTTGGCTTGCCTAAGGGTATACCTAAAGCGCAAACTAAGCAGCAGATCGCAGCGCATCTCGCAGCCGTGCAATTGCCAGGAATAGAAAACCGCTACCCACATCAACTTTCTGGGGGACAACAGCAACGCGTAGCATTAGCAAGGGCTTTGGCAAGTCAGCCGGAAGCACTGTTGTTAGATGAACCTTTTTCTGCGCTGGATACTCACTTACGCACTCAGCTAGAAAAGCAACTGATTTTAACACTCTCGACTTATCCTGGTGTGACTCTATTTGTGACGCACAATCTAGAAGAAGCTTACCGCGTTTGTCCTAATTTGTTGGTGTTGGAAAGTGGTAAGGCGATCGCTTCTGGTTCCAAACAGGAAATTTTTGAGCGACCACATACTTTCAGTATTGCGCAACTTACAGGGTGCAAAAACTTCTCGCGCGCTCAAATGAGTACCTTTGGTGAAGTAAAAGCCCTCGAATGGGGAGTAGCATTGCAAGTTATTGAACCGATACCAGAAAAACTAAATTACATCGGAATTCGCGCGCATCAACTCATCTTCACGAGTGACTCTACTGCTGAAAATACTTTTCCTTGCTGGTTAGCGCAGACGGGGGAAACGCCACATCGCATGACGCTGTATCTTAAATTGTGCGATCGCCCGCTACATCCAAATGACTACCACCTGCAAGCCGAAGTTTTTAAAGAAAAATGGGCAAATCTTAAAGATCGTCCTTTTCCTTGGTACGTACGTTTAGATCCCTTGCGGTTGATTTTGATGCAAGACGGTGGTTAA
- the modA gene encoding molybdate ABC transporter substrate-binding protein, with translation MRRKILTFVCVVVTTFILAISLDWLTPPPSMVQANTTLLVSAAASLQDALQEIQPLFQQTQSNIKVNYNFGASGALQQQIEQGAPADIFFSAAARQMNGLQEKNLILADTRRNLLTNRLVLIVPSNSRLNINSFRQLTDNNIKRIAVGEFRSVPVGQYSEELFKNLGILTQVKSKLVLGNNVRNVLAAVESGNADAGIVYATDARLSNRVRVVATAPENLHSPIVYPIAVVSSSKNPESARKYIQFLSNQQARFVFEKYGFGVAT, from the coding sequence ATGCGAAGAAAAATTCTTACCTTTGTTTGTGTAGTAGTTACGACATTTATTTTAGCGATTAGTTTAGATTGGCTTACTCCGCCTCCAAGTATGGTACAGGCAAATACAACTTTACTCGTATCTGCTGCGGCTAGCCTACAAGATGCCTTACAAGAAATTCAACCACTTTTTCAACAAACGCAGTCAAATATTAAAGTTAACTATAACTTTGGTGCTTCTGGGGCATTACAACAACAAATAGAACAAGGTGCGCCAGCAGATATCTTTTTTTCCGCTGCTGCAAGACAAATGAATGGTTTGCAAGAGAAAAATCTAATTCTTGCTGATACGCGTCGTAATCTATTAACTAATCGCCTCGTCTTGATTGTACCAAGTAATTCTCGTTTGAATATCAATAGCTTTCGTCAATTAACAGATAATAATATCAAACGAATTGCAGTCGGCGAATTTCGTAGCGTACCCGTAGGGCAATATTCCGAAGAATTATTCAAGAACTTAGGAATTTTAACGCAAGTTAAATCTAAATTAGTACTTGGTAATAACGTTCGTAATGTACTAGCTGCGGTTGAAAGTGGGAATGCTGATGCGGGAATTGTTTACGCCACAGATGCCAGGTTATCTAATCGAGTTCGAGTAGTAGCTACAGCCCCTGAAAACTTACATTCTCCGATTGTTTATCCGATCGCAGTTGTCAGTAGTAGTAAAAATCCTGAATCTGCTAGAAAATATATCCAGTTTTTGAGTAATCAGCAAGCAAGATTTGTATTTGAAAAATACGGTTTTGGTGTAGCAACATAA
- a CDS encoding molybdopterin-binding protein has product MKISARNTLKATVKKVVPGAVNTEVTLELAPGVEVVAIITKSSAENLGLAEGKEAYAVVKSSDVMVAVD; this is encoded by the coding sequence ATGAAAATTAGCGCGCGTAATACTCTAAAAGCAACTGTTAAAAAAGTTGTACCAGGAGCCGTTAATACTGAAGTTACGTTAGAACTTGCACCAGGGGTAGAAGTCGTTGCAATTATTACAAAATCTTCCGCTGAAAACTTAGGACTTGCAGAAGGCAAGGAGGCTTACGCAGTTGTGAAATCATCAGACGTCATGGTTGCTGTTGATTGA